In Macadamia integrifolia cultivar HAES 741 chromosome 1, SCU_Mint_v3, whole genome shotgun sequence, a single window of DNA contains:
- the LOC122074627 gene encoding uncharacterized protein LOC122074627 translates to MKGTLAVCRLVAMKQWESEMHQSTLKGSTRVLVYDGPFVLTTYSTIGAEYRNVISLLHSAKWERIILDEVHFLQITPYSYLFCMECDCKSLEFRALITVAMAMRKEKTAVDHPYLVVHYQTAALNNGSTSHPDNGEQVWAFALGQQKILWLPLATMSSVRVV, encoded by the exons ATGAAAGGCACCCTCGCTGTTTGCCGGTTGGTTGCTATGAAGCAGTGGGAGAGTGAAATGCATCAGTCCACCCTCAAAGGGAGCACCAGGGTATTAGTATACGATGGGCCCTTCGTCCTGACTACATATTCCACCATTGGAGCAGAGTATAGAAATGTGATCTCATTGCTGCACTCTGCGAAGTGGGAACGCATTATTTTGGATGAA GTCCATTTTCTTCAGATCACACCTTACTCATATCTCTTCTGTATGGAGTGTGATTGTAAATCACTTGAGTTCAG ggcactcatcacagtggcaatggcaatgaggaaagaaaaaact GCAGTGGATCATCCATACCTTGTGGTTCATTACCAAACTGCTGCACTAAATAATGGGAGCACAAGCCATCCTGATAATGGTGAACAAGTTTGGGCATTTGCCTTGGGGCAGCAGAAGATCCTGTG GTTACCTCTTGCCACCATGTCTTCTGTAAGGGTTGTTTGA
- the LOC122076013 gene encoding CRIB domain-containing protein RIC10-like, whose protein sequence is MAAKMKGLYKGFKCISQIFVVKEQREMEIGYPTDVKHVAHIGWDNQSANAPTWMNEFKCSSDFSAMSLGSIGGETDPSYVPISSWSSQDFDQSMVRQPSSEMFNDAAPKDLPKAPKKHKRKKTKSASSPRSTSSSRSSRVSKPSFGTTVAQVEIAPSHQGLLH, encoded by the exons ATGGCGGCCAAGATGAAAGGTCTCTATAAAGGGTTCAAATGCATCTCCCAGATCTTCG TTGTCAAGGAGCAGCGGGAGATGGAGATTGGGTACCCAACAGATGTTAAGCATGTAGCCCATATCGGATGGGACAACCAATCTGCAAATGCACCCACTTGG ATGAACGAATTCAAGTGTTCTTCAGATTTCTCTGCTATGTCGCTTGGTAGCATTGGAGGAGAAACAGATCCCAGCTACGTTCCTATTTCCTCCTGGAGCTCTCAAG ATTTTGATCAGTCAATGGTGCGGCAACCATCTTCCGAAATGTTCAATGATGCGGCGCCAAAAGATCTTCCAAAGGCACCAAAGAAACACaaaaggaagaagacgaagTCGGCTTCATCTCCTAGGTCGACTTcctcatcaaggagttccagaGTATCCAAGCCTTCTTTTGGAACCACAGTAGCTCAAGTGGAGATTGCTCCCAGTCACCAAGGGTTATTACACTAA
- the LOC122085393 gene encoding DDRGK domain-containing protein 1: protein MEEILVAFFCMFLVLALIPLYIWRRHQISRLPEERGGEEDQVPRRETVVRPSGARRMRRRPAGGASSSAGPSAIAEEIVDGSDEDVLEDDKFGAKASKKKDKRRQERDAQRQAEEAARDTRQAKQDRYAEMRRLKDEEREAQERLLEEEAKARKAKEEEAAALEFEKWKGEFSVDEEGTIGSEVQDGSQGLLFDFVEYIKKHKCVPLEDLAAEFKLRTQDCINRITSLEDMGRLSGVMDDRGKYIYISQEEMKAVADYIKRQGRVSISHLASKSNQFIDLEPKVQLVEDMSSEGITVA, encoded by the exons atggaggAAATCCTTGTGGCATTTTTTTGTATGTTTCTCGTTCTTGCGTTAATCCCACTCTATATATGGAGACGCCATCAAATTTCTAGATTACCTGAGGAACGCGGTGGCGAAGAAGATCAG GTTCCGAGGAGAGAAACTGTAGTTCGCCCTTCTGGAGCTCGCCGGATGCGGCGGAGACCGGCTGGCGGCGCCAGTTCTTCTGCAGGTCCATCCGCAATAGCAGAAG AGATTGTTGATGGAAGTGATGAGGATGTTCTTGAGgatgacaagtttggtgctaaAGCATCCAAGAAAAAAGATAAGAGACGGCAAGAGCGGGATGCACAACGACAG gctGAGGAAGCAGCACGTGATACAAGGCAGGCAAAACAAGACCGATATGCAGAAATGCGGAggttgaaagatgaagaacGTGAAGCACAGGAGCGTTTGCTG GAGGAAGAAGCCAAGGCTCGAAAAGCCAAGGAAGAGGAAGCTGCTGCATTGGAGTTTGAGAAGTGGAAAGGAGAGTTTTCTGTTGATGAAGAAGGAACGATTGGGAGTGAAGTACAAGATGGGAGCCAGGGCTTGCTTTTTGATTTTGTGGAATACATCAAG AAACACAAGTGTGTGCCATTAGAAGATCTTGCTGCAGAGTTCAAACTACGGACTCAG GATTGCATTAATCGGATCACCTCACTGGAAGATATGG GTCGCCTCTCTGGTGTCATGGATGATCgaggaaaatatatatacatctcGCAGGAGGAAATGAAAGCCGTTGCTGATTACATTAAGCGTCAAGGGAGGGTTAGCATTTCACACCTGGCTAGCAAGTCTAATCAGTTCATTGATTTAGAACCAAAAGTTCAATTAGTTGAAGACATGAGTTCAGAGGGAATTACTGTTGCCTAA
- the LOC122085386 gene encoding COBRA-like protein 10, which produces MSWTPLFLLFILFTCQVLLGISIATALNVGVMEVKAWKIHICLQHTQILVSASNAVLVDGDDFLALVGNGTHLVGYPHTDLKTSIDTAYDTTQIQEHIVMAGKKFGVKQPVIPLPKAIRLGNDGYKCPAPIKKGSSMHVCRVRDPKFKTKKPKPTKFLPLQEGDLSITYDITQASDGNYLTQITMENNHPSGHLDHWNSTWEWMRGEFIYSMKGAYTCKKDPSDCIYGSAGECYQDFDFSSVMNYEKKTVISDLPVDRAKDEKVGNILYCCRNGTFLPTTMDKSKSKAAFQMQVYKRPPDLNRTAVYPPQRWKISGVLNPDYKCGSPIRVDPTEIPDTSGLDSTTSVIATWQVVCNITRPKSKSSHCCASFSAFYSDSVIPCNTCTSGSPNYCTCNPNSKALLLPPEALLFPFDNRTEQARAWAKLKHYSVPNPLPCSDNCGVSINWYISSYYRKGWTARITLLNWEEISIEDWFTAIQMNQPVFRGYENVYSFSGAKVSELSDTFFFQGLPGLKYLMGETNVTNPIYGPRVPGKQQSVISFSKKRTPGINIVRGDGHGYNVSLLPVIVITVMTTYVLLTEHL; this is translated from the exons ATGTCGTGGACACCATTGTTTCTCTTGTTCATCTTGTTCACTTGCCAGGTTCTTCTAGGTATATCCATTGCTACTGCACTCAATGTTGGTGTCATGGAAGTCAAGGCTTGGAAGATACATATTTGTTTACAACACACACAGATTCTAGTTTCTGCAAGCAATGCTGTTCTTGTGGATGGTGACGATTTCCTGGCACTGGTTGGAAATGGGACACACCTAGTTGGATATCCTCACACGGATTTGAAGACATCCATTGATACAGCATATGATACTACTCAGATTCAGGAACATATTGTGATGGCTGGTAAAAAGTTTGGGGTGAAGCAACCTGTGATTCCCTTGCCGAAGGCTATTCGACTTGGAAACGATGGGTACAAGTGTCCCGCACCAATCAAAAAGG GGAGCTCAATGCATGTATGTCGTGTCAGGGACCCAAAATTCAAGACCAAGAAACCGAAACCAACAAAGTTCTTACCTCTACAGGAAGGTGATCTCTCCATCACATATGATATTACACAAGCTTCTGATGGGAACTATCTTACCCAGATAACCATGGAGAACAATCACCCTTCAGGACATCTTGATCATTGGAACTCGACTTGGGAATGGATGAGAGGTGAGTTCATATACTCAATGAAAGGAGCTTATACTTGCAAGAAAGATCCTTCAGACTGCATTTACGGCAGCGCTGGAGAATGCTACCAGGACTTTGACTTCAGTTCTGTCATGAATTATGAAAAGAAGACAGTCATATCTGATCTTCCAGTGGATAGAGCCAAGGATGAGAAAGTTGGAAACATTCTATACTGTTGTAGAAATGGTACTTTTCTACCAACCACCATGGATAAGAGCAAATCCAAGGCCGCCTTCCAAATGCAAGTATATAAGCGCCCACCTGATTTGAATCGGACTGCAGTATATCCTCCGCAAAGATGGAAAATTAGTGGAGTTTTGAATCCAGATTACAAGTGTGGATCTCCAATTAGAGTAGACCCAACAGAAATTCCAGACACAAGTGGGCTTGATTCAACAACTTCAGTTATTGCAACTTGGCAAGTAGTCTGCAACATCACTAGGCCAAAGAGCAAGAGCTCTCACTGCTGTGCCTCCTTCTCGGCCTTCTACAGTGATTCTGTAATCCCCTGTAACACTTGTACCAGTGGTAGTCCTAACTATTGCACTTGCAATCCAAACTCAAAGGCTCTGCTTCTTCCTCCAGAAgcccttctttttccttttgataatAGAACAGAGCAAGCCAGAGCTTGGGCTAAATTGAAACACTATTCCGTTCCTAATCCATTACCATGCAGTGATAATTGTGGAGTTAGTATAAATTGGTACATTTCCTCTTATTACAGAAAAGGATGGACAGCTAGGATCACTCTTCTCAATTGGGAGGAAATAAGTATTGAAGATTGGTTTACAGCAATCCAAATGAACCAGCCAGTTTTCCGTGGTTATGAGAATGTCTACTCATTCAGTGGAGCGAAGGTTTCTGAACTCAGCGACACCTTCTTTTTCCAGGGCTTACCAGGTCTGAAATACCTAATGGGAGAGACCAATGTAACAAATCCAATATATGGTCCAAGGGTACCAGGTAAGCAACAATCAGTAATTTCCTTCTCCAAGAAACGGACTCCGGGCATAAATATAGTAAGAGGAGATGGCCATGGATATAATGTTAGCCTTCTACCTGTAATTGTCATTACAGTAATGACCACCTATGTGCTCTTGACCGAGCATCTATAG